In Populus alba chromosome 1, ASM523922v2, whole genome shotgun sequence, a single window of DNA contains:
- the LOC118033866 gene encoding uncharacterized protein isoform X4 has product MLELCYSTVNILDFLSEQMELEARRELVKQNVALLKQEEEERRAKEGSSHKAKSTGKTGGPDLKSFIHQFPTEEKMKLGHRKQKNLCQSIQNQLDLVQPSSQGHGNHQHEMDHILTVTHIGSHFLHHYGPRFSIGFLVTRLVNFTDDIVEQITYTANYFVGNFENFGRWG; this is encoded by the exons ATGTTGGAATTGTGTTATTCTACTGTAAATATACTCGATTTTCTTTCGGAACAGATGGAGTTGGAGGCAAGGcgtgaacttgtgaagcaaaaTGTGGCAC TTCTCAagcaagaagaagaggaaaggaGAGCCAAAGAAGGCAGTTCTCACAAAGCCAAGAGCACTG GTAAAACTGGAGGTCCAGACTTGAAAAGTTTCATTCACCAATTTCCTACTGAAG AGAAGATGAAGCTGGGGCACAGAAAGCAAAAGAACCTTTGTCAGA gcATTCAGAACCAACTGGATCTGGTTCAACCTTCAAGCCAGGGACATGGCAACCACCAACATGAGATGGATCATATTTTAACGGTCACCCATATTGGTAGTCATTTTCTTCACCATTACGGTCCCCGTTTCTCCATTGGTTTTTTAGTGACTAGACTCGTAAATTTCACCGATGACATTGTTGAACAAATTACATATACTGCAAACTATTTTGTCGGAAACTTTGAGAATTTTGGGAGATGGGGATAA